The genome window TCGTTGCCATTCTGTTGCTGAAGAACCATCGAGCACTTGCACTCTTCATGGTGCTGAATATTCTTCTCGTCAGTGGGATGAATGAAGGGATCAAACAGGTGGTACATCGTCCAGTGATCCGGATTCATCAGTTCCTTCAGCCGACCGCGCAGGTTTTCAACACGCCTCTGGCCCTTCCATCTCCCAGCCTCCCAAGAACGGTGTATTCCTTTCCGAGTGGACATGCAGCAGGGTCGGCGGCCTTGTTGTTAGGCATTGGCCTGTTGGGTTGGTCGACCCGGTGGCGATGGCCTGTGGCCTGCGGCTGTTGTGCGCTGGCACTGTTAGTTGGACTCAGCCGTGTCTATCTGGATTTTCATTACTTGAGTGATGTCTTGGGGGGATGGGCGTTGGCGCTTGCTTGTTTTTCGTTCTTACGGTTGTGTTTTGCTGCTCGACGTCTTCTTCGCTGAACTCAGCTGCATTTCGATCTTCACCCCCGCTTCGGCGGGGTTTTTCATTGGAGGTTTCGTCATGAATCGACTGTTGCTCTTCGCGGCGCTGGCCCTGAGTGCCTGCGCCCCTGCCACCACTCAGCAGGCCAGCTCACCGCCTGTCACGGCCCCGGCACCATCTGTACCGGTGGTCAGCGTGCCCGTCCAGACCGCTGCACCGCTGACGGTCCTGGATGTCTCTGCCGTCACGGTCACGCTCGACGAGTCCGAATTGACCATCCGCCTGAATCCTGACGTGCCTGGCATCTGGCTGCGGATCGTCCTGCCCGACGGCTCAATCAGTCCCGTGACCGTCTCGCCCTATTGCGGCTGCCTCGGCCTCAGTGCCCAGCTGCCCAGCCTCATCCTGACCTTCCTGCCCGGGCTGAGCATCCAGACCGCCCCCACCCTCGACGGGCCGTGGACGGTCGCCGCCACAACCCAATAACCGGAGGCACTGCGTATGCCATCACCCACCGCCCTGCTCGCTTATTCACGGAGGCTGGACCTTGCCGACATCCCTTCTGCTGCTCGCCCACGTCATCCGAGATGCCGCCTGGGAACTCTTCGCCGCTCTCGCCGCGCTGTTCACCCTGATCAGCGGTCTCGCACTGCTCTTCTATCCGGGCGTTTACGAGCTGTCGAAGAGCTATGCCACCCTGCAACACCTCTTCCCGAACCCACACATTCCTGGCGCGTTCGCCGTCCTGACCGGGCTGGGGGTGTTCCTGTACCTCGACCGACCGTTTGGCCGCTGGGCAGCGGTTGGCGTCGTGATCTTCCAGGCACTGCAATTCTTCGGGTCGCTGGCCTCGGTGGGCCTGAGTGGCGGCACGGTGTTCTTTCTGCTGTTCCTGGCGATTGCCATGGCCGGGCTGCTGAAGAGCGGCGGGATTCTGCCGGTCAAGGCTCCCTGATGGCGCTGGATCTGGCGAGCATCGCGGTTGGTCTGGGAACCGCAGCATTGACCGCACTGGGCTTGTTTTTCGCGCCGAAGTACAAACGGGACGAAAGCAAGATCCAGGCGGAGATCGAACGCGCCAAGTTGCTCCAGACCGCTGAAGACAACTTCCAGACGCGGGTGTTCACGGCGCTGGAGAAGTCGGAAGCGAAGATCGATCAACTGAATGAGCGCATCAACGCCCAGGCGCTGGAGATCGCCAAGCTGACCGGCAAGGTGCAGACGCTGGAGTACAGCGAGAGCGCCCTGAAGCTGGAAAACGCCCGTCTGCTGAGTGAGAACACGCACCTGAAGCAGAAGGTGGAAGAGCTCGACGACGAGAACATCTTGCAGAGCCAGAAGATTGCCGAGCTGAACGGACGCCTGGCCGCCCTCACGCCCACGCCCGGAGGTACACCATGAACATTCAGCAATTGTCGGCCAGCCCGAGCAACTTCACCCACGGACGCGGCGGCAGGAAGGTTGAGCGTGTGGTCATCCACGTGCAAGACGGCACCCAGCAAGGCTCCATCGCGTGGTTCCAGAACCCGGCCAGCAGCGTGAGCGCCCATTACCTGGTCAGCATGGCGGGGGAGATCGTGCAGATGGTGCAGGAGGCCGATACCGCGTGGCAGGCGGGCGACTTCACGGTGAATCAAACAACCATCGGCATTGAGCACGAGGGGCAGCCCGCGAAAGGCCCGTGGACGCCGACGGCTGCCCAGTTGAAGGCCAGCGCCGAGCTGGTGGCCGACATCTGCAAGCGGTACGGCATCACGCCGAACAGCAGCACCATCGTGCCGCACAGCAGCATCAACCCGAAACACAACTGCCCTGGCCCGACATGGCCCTGGCGGGACTACCTGGCGCAAGTGGCGGGCTTCATGGCTCCGGCTCAGCCTGCTCACGCGCCGGACACCGGGAAGCTGGCGGTGCGGCTGTTCGACCCGGCGACGAATCAGCAGATCGGGACCGGCTCGCTGATCGTCGGCTCTGACAAGGTGTACGTGGTTCCGAACAAGCCGCCCGTCTGATTCGGTGGATTCGCCTTCTTCCGGCCCTGCCTCACGGTGGGGCCGCGCCCATTTAGGAGCTGAAATGAAACGTATCGGTGTACTTGTCGGATTCCTGCTGGCGTTCTGTTTTTTGCCCGTCGTGCTCGCGCAGGCAGTGGGCGACCCAACCCTGCCGCCCAGCTTTGACCCGCACGCCTGGGGAGCCTCACCCTTCACGCTGGCCGCCGTGGTGCTGTTCGCCACCGCGAGTCTGAAGCGGGCCGCTGACCGTGCCA of Deinococcus ruber contains these proteins:
- a CDS encoding phosphatase PAP2 family protein; this translates as MCLLTLGLPFDHPLAASIVDYQTPTGVVLASLLTNIGNPISVLIVGTIVAILLLKNHRALALFMVLNILLVSGMNEGIKQVVHRPVIRIHQFLQPTAQVFNTPLALPSPSLPRTVYSFPSGHAAGSAALLLGIGLLGWSTRWRWPVACGCCALALLVGLSRVYLDFHYLSDVLGGWALALACFSFLRLCFAARRLLR
- a CDS encoding N-acetylmuramoyl-L-alanine amidase — encoded protein: MNIQQLSASPSNFTHGRGGRKVERVVIHVQDGTQQGSIAWFQNPASSVSAHYLVSMAGEIVQMVQEADTAWQAGDFTVNQTTIGIEHEGQPAKGPWTPTAAQLKASAELVADICKRYGITPNSSTIVPHSSINPKHNCPGPTWPWRDYLAQVAGFMAPAQPAHAPDTGKLAVRLFDPATNQQIGTGSLIVGSDKVYVVPNKPPV